The following proteins are encoded in a genomic region of Primulina huaijiensis isolate GDHJ02 chromosome 3, ASM1229523v2, whole genome shotgun sequence:
- the LOC140973361 gene encoding uncharacterized protein isoform X2 — protein MMDTFNGKLKRICSGLGWPARRRRSSKPKITVKRLGKSGSRNHTDASNSVASAVIHPSNESGGGVKSDRSSFRVATFNAALFSMAPAVPRTEDSSHVNGYESQETVKRNLGFDHNSREGKLMNNRPKSILKQSPLHPSSTMNNNSNSTDYLSKQQKFSKSRLRVSINLPDNEISLTKSGQLSYYADNEQLEGSSGSCSSSTVGGILKGNAPLIRSNSMHSSRINGTEYRSRRAIFEVLKELNADVLALQDVKAEEEKNMKPLSDLAEALGMEYVFAESWAPEYGNAILSKWPIKRWKVQKVFDDTDFRNVLKATIDVPQAGEINFFCTHLDRLDENWRMKQINAIIESTEVPHILAGGLNSLDETDYSQERWTDIVKYFEEMRKPTPKVEVMKYLKSQQYTDAKDFAGECESVVMIAKGQSVQGTCKYGTRVDYILSSSNAPYKFVPGSYSVLSSKGTSDHHIVKVDVIKGDSSTQHCTSTKLKQQSRQTVKITHSSSPSKERH, from the exons ATGATGGACACGTTCAACGGGAAACTGAAGCGCATTTGTTCTGGATTGGGATGGCCGGCTCGTCGCCGCCGCTCCTCCAAGCCTAAAATCACCGTGAAAAGGCTTGGAAAGTCAGGCTCAAGGAATCATACAGATGCATCGAACAGTGTTGCTTCTGCCGTGATTCACCCGAGTAATGAATCGGGTGGTGGCGTAAAATCCGATAGGTCGTCGTTTAGAGTTGCGACATTTAATGCTGCCCTCTTCTCCATGGCACCGGCGGTCCCGAGAACAGAGGATTCATCGCACGTTAATGGGTACGAAAGTCAAGAAACCGTGAAGAGAAATCTCGGGTTTGATCACAATTCAAGAGAGGGGAAATTAATGAACAATCGTCCAAAAAGCATACTGAAACAATCCCCACTGCATCCCAGCAGCACCATGAACAATAATAGCAATTCTACCGATTATCTCTCCAAGCAGCAAAAATTTTCGAAATCAAGATTGAGGGTCTCCATAAATTTGCCCGATAACGAGATTTCTTTGACGAAAAGCGGACAGTTGAGCTACTACGCCGATAATGAACAGCTGGAAGGATCATCGGGAAGCTGCAGCAGCAGTACAGTTGGCGGGATTCTTAAAGGAAATGCTCCATTAATAAGATCAAACAGCATGCATTCGAGCAGAATAAATGGGACGGAATATAGGAGCAGAAGGGCGATTTTTGAAGTGTTGAAAGAGTTGAATGCAGATGTGTTGGCTTTGCAAGATGTGAAGGCAGAAGAGGAGAAGAATATGAAGCCTTTATCCGATTTGGCCGAAGCGTTGGGGATGGAATATGTTTTTGCTGAGAGTTGGGCCCCTGAATATGGAAATGCCATTCTCTCAAAATGGCCGATTAAAAGGTGGAAGGTTCAGAAAGTCTTCGATGACACTGATTTCAG AAATGTACTGAAAGCCACCATTGATGTACCTCAAGCTGGAGAAATCAACTTCTTCTGCACTCATCTGGACCGTTTGGACGAGAACTGGAGGATGAAACAAATCAACGCAATAATTGAATCCACTGAGGTTCCCCATATTTTAGCCGGAGGACTAAATTCTCTAGACGAAACAGATTACTCTCAAGAAAGATGGACAGATATTGTAAAG TACTtcgaagaaatgagaaaaccaACGCCTAAAGTGGAGGTGATGAAGTACTTGAAGAGCCAACAATACACAGATGCTAAGGATTTCGCTGGCGAATGCGAGTCTGTTGTCATGATCGCCAAAGGACAGA GTGTACAAGGAACGTGCAAATACGGGACTCGAGTAGATTACATACTATCTTCATCAAACGCACCCTACAAGTTTGTTCCAGGATCATACTCAGTCTTATCTTCGAAAGGGACATCAGATCATCACATTGTGAAAGTTGATGTGATCAAAGGAGATAGCAGCACGCAGCATTGCACGAGCACGAAGCTCAAGCAGCAGAGTCGACAAACGGTTAAGATCACACATTCCTCTTCTCCGTCAAAGG AAAGGCATTGA
- the LOC140973361 gene encoding uncharacterized protein isoform X1 has protein sequence MMDTFNGKLKRICSGLGWPARRRRSSKPKITVKRLGKSGSRNHTDASNSVASAVIHPSNESGGGVKSDRSSFRVATFNAALFSMAPAVPRTEDSSHVNGYESQETVKRNLGFDHNSREGKLMNNRPKSILKQSPLHPSSTMNNNSNSTDYLSKQQKFSKSRLRVSINLPDNEISLTKSGQLSYYADNEQLEGSSGSCSSSTVGGILKGNAPLIRSNSMHSSRINGTEYRSRRAIFEVLKELNADVLALQDVKAEEEKNMKPLSDLAEALGMEYVFAESWAPEYGNAILSKWPIKRWKVQKVFDDTDFRNVLKATIDVPQAGEINFFCTHLDRLDENWRMKQINAIIESTEVPHILAGGLNSLDETDYSQERWTDIVKYFEEMRKPTPKVEVMKYLKSQQYTDAKDFAGECESVVMIAKGQSVQGTCKYGTRVDYILSSSNAPYKFVPGSYSVLSSKGTSDHHIVKVDVIKGDSSTQHCTSTKLKQQSRQTVKITHSSSPSKGIWKVHS, from the exons ATGATGGACACGTTCAACGGGAAACTGAAGCGCATTTGTTCTGGATTGGGATGGCCGGCTCGTCGCCGCCGCTCCTCCAAGCCTAAAATCACCGTGAAAAGGCTTGGAAAGTCAGGCTCAAGGAATCATACAGATGCATCGAACAGTGTTGCTTCTGCCGTGATTCACCCGAGTAATGAATCGGGTGGTGGCGTAAAATCCGATAGGTCGTCGTTTAGAGTTGCGACATTTAATGCTGCCCTCTTCTCCATGGCACCGGCGGTCCCGAGAACAGAGGATTCATCGCACGTTAATGGGTACGAAAGTCAAGAAACCGTGAAGAGAAATCTCGGGTTTGATCACAATTCAAGAGAGGGGAAATTAATGAACAATCGTCCAAAAAGCATACTGAAACAATCCCCACTGCATCCCAGCAGCACCATGAACAATAATAGCAATTCTACCGATTATCTCTCCAAGCAGCAAAAATTTTCGAAATCAAGATTGAGGGTCTCCATAAATTTGCCCGATAACGAGATTTCTTTGACGAAAAGCGGACAGTTGAGCTACTACGCCGATAATGAACAGCTGGAAGGATCATCGGGAAGCTGCAGCAGCAGTACAGTTGGCGGGATTCTTAAAGGAAATGCTCCATTAATAAGATCAAACAGCATGCATTCGAGCAGAATAAATGGGACGGAATATAGGAGCAGAAGGGCGATTTTTGAAGTGTTGAAAGAGTTGAATGCAGATGTGTTGGCTTTGCAAGATGTGAAGGCAGAAGAGGAGAAGAATATGAAGCCTTTATCCGATTTGGCCGAAGCGTTGGGGATGGAATATGTTTTTGCTGAGAGTTGGGCCCCTGAATATGGAAATGCCATTCTCTCAAAATGGCCGATTAAAAGGTGGAAGGTTCAGAAAGTCTTCGATGACACTGATTTCAG AAATGTACTGAAAGCCACCATTGATGTACCTCAAGCTGGAGAAATCAACTTCTTCTGCACTCATCTGGACCGTTTGGACGAGAACTGGAGGATGAAACAAATCAACGCAATAATTGAATCCACTGAGGTTCCCCATATTTTAGCCGGAGGACTAAATTCTCTAGACGAAACAGATTACTCTCAAGAAAGATGGACAGATATTGTAAAG TACTtcgaagaaatgagaaaaccaACGCCTAAAGTGGAGGTGATGAAGTACTTGAAGAGCCAACAATACACAGATGCTAAGGATTTCGCTGGCGAATGCGAGTCTGTTGTCATGATCGCCAAAGGACAGA GTGTACAAGGAACGTGCAAATACGGGACTCGAGTAGATTACATACTATCTTCATCAAACGCACCCTACAAGTTTGTTCCAGGATCATACTCAGTCTTATCTTCGAAAGGGACATCAGATCATCACATTGTGAAAGTTGATGTGATCAAAGGAGATAGCAGCACGCAGCATTGCACGAGCACGAAGCTCAAGCAGCAGAGTCGACAAACGGTTAAGATCACACATTCCTCTTCTCCGTCAAAGGGTATATGGAAAGTACATTCTTGA
- the LOC140973362 gene encoding putative E3 ubiquitin-protein ligase RF298, which produces MGEHGKIAGTIEGPSTALVKEKGSRNKRKFLSNLSIDIPVDVTTLSRTEFPRHEMLQEKFQNALSNLGSLIAGSADASEEQEFQEFQEADWDNPIACQLEELLTNNLLATFRSAIKQIEECGYTEEAAEWAVLNSGLYHGIKDAVSNVVDGALALLSEKEFNTSNRPLFGGLQNLVDYTILEMIHVLREVRPALTVAEAMWYLLISDTNLVNACVMEGVTSGSSCVPESPGESSVATIFRSKDGVSVNSHLGSKTCDDPKQLMPCAQSSQLESPISVPVHQFPNSKNRAGELGSIVKEGSVAPQEVKGKFSAITREKIQTSSQSMTVDERSGGTKKGPSGSSKRDLLRQKTFQFEKSYKGRMSKGAFKAKVAAWGSMVLDKSSKSQSGSSVMMKGACSKVTGINDSIVEGKHHLSSNSQRDGPAGVLPIKDPVFALPAVISKSSASLVADPNSLSNGEPSVSGSHKSTDYFSAIAYDETLQKYVPQDDKDETILILVPHRKVLEKELQGWTHWANDKVMQAARRLGSDQGELKLLRQEKEETEKLNKERQTLEENTLKRLSEMENALSNASGQIEMANSAVRRLGEENSLLKKKMEDAKSQSLRAASNLQEAVRREQDALKKSQLWNAEKGLIQEQLTDLKRQTADLNNRLEKATVQMDQFKVLMKQEEKEKVKAATFIDSLRRKKEEDDAVTREEEDRIKQMGELNLQKCKEAIKNLESAVSELILESDKSKIAALNVGYGSCLNGGEDASTFPGLKLPKITKRLAVFQENFGAGNVRPERECIMCMTEEISVVFLPCAHQVLCGQCSNLHEKQGINDCPSCRTTIGKRISVGYRVN; this is translated from the exons ATGGGTGAACATGGTAAAATTGCGGGTACCATTGAAGGACCATCGACTGCTTTGGTCAAGGAGAAGGGAAGTAGAAACAAGAGAAAGTTTTTATCTAATTTGTCGATAGACATTCCAGTTGATGTAACAACCTTGTCTCGGACAGAATTCCCTAGGCATGAAATGCTGCAGGAGAAATTCCAGAATGCTTTGAGCAATTTAGGTTCACTCATTGCGGGGTCTGCAGACGCGAGCGAGGAGCAGGAATTCCAAGAGTTTCAAGAGGCTGATTGGGACAATCCTATTGCATGTCAGCTCGAGGAACTTCTTACCAATAATTTGCTTGCCACTTTCCGTAGTGCCATAAAGCAAATAGAAGAATGCGGGTACACTGAGGAAGCTGCTGAGTGGGCTGTTTTAAATAGCGGCCTCTATCATGGAATTAAAGATGCTGTATCCAATGTTGTGGATGGTGCTTTAGCTTTACTGAGTGAGAAGGAGTTTAACACATCAAATCGTCCACTGTTTGGTGGACTACAGAATCTGGTGGATTACACGATCCTAGAGATGATACATGTACTTCGGGAGGTTAGGCCAGCCTTGACTGTTGCAGAAGCAATGTGGTATCTTTTAATAAGCGATACGAATCTTGTAAACGCGTGTGTAATGGAGGGAGTCACGTCTGGTAGTTCTTGTGTTCCAGAAAGTCCTGGAGAAAGCTCTGTAGCAACAATTTTTCGGTCCAAAGATGGAGTTTCTGTAAACAGTCATTTAGGTTCTAAAACTTGCGATGATCCAAAACAGTTAATGCCATGTGCTCAAAGTTCTCAGCTCGAATCCCCTATTTCTGTACCGGTGCATCAATTTCCCAATTCTAAAAACCGTGCAGGTGAACTTGGTAGCATTGTGAAGGAAGGTTCCGTTGCTCCTCAAGAAGTCAAGGGAAAGTTTTCAGCTATCACCAGGGAGAAAATCCAGACGTCATCCCAATCAATGACAGTGGACGAGAGATCAGGAGGCACTAAAAAGGGTCCGTCTGGTAGTTCGAAGAGAGACTTGCTTCGTCAGAAGACATTTCAGTTTGAGAAAAGCTACAAGGGTCGCATGTCAAAGGGAGCCTTTAAGGCAAAAGTTGCTGCCTGGGGAAGTATGGTGTTGGACAAATCGTCAAAGTCACAATCTGGTTCTAGTGTGATGATGAAAGGAGCTTGTTCAAAGGTAACTGGAATCAATGACTCCATTGTGGAAGGAAAACATCACCTTTCAAGTAATTCACAACGAGATGGACCTGCTGGAGTCTTGCCCATTAAAGATCCTGTATTTGCATTGCCTGCAGTAATTTCCAAATCTTCTGCATCACTGGTCGCAGATCCTAATTCTTTGTCAAATGGTGAGCCATCTGTTTCTGGCTCTCATAAGTCTACTGATTATTTTTCTGCAATTGCATATGATGAAACTCTCCAGAAGTACGTTCCACAGGATGACAAAGATGAAACAATCCTGATACTAGTACCTCATAGAAAAGTGCTGGAGAAAGAACTACAAGGTTGGACTCACTGGGCCAATGATAAGGTTATGCAGGCTGCCCGAAGACTTGGTAGTGACCAGGGAGAGTTGAAATTGTTGAGGCAAGAAAAGGAAGAGACGGAGAAATTGAACAAGGAGAGACAAACTTTGGAGGAGAATACTTTGAAGCGGCTATCCGAAATGGAGAATGCATTGTCTAATGCCAGTGGCCAGATTGAAATGGCTAACTCTGCAGTTCGGCGGCTTGGAGAAGAGAATTCtttgttgaagaagaagatggaggATGCTAAGTCGCAGTCTCTACGAGCTGCCTCTAATTTGCAGGAAGCTGTCCGGAGGGAGCAGGATGCTCTGAAGAAATCTCAGTTGTGGAATGCAGAGAAGGGATTAATCCAGGAGCAACTTACAGATCTGAAGCGGCAAACAGCTGATTTGAATAACCGACTAGAAAAGGCTACAGTACAAATGGATCAGTTCAAG GTTCTGATGAAACAGGAAGAGAAGGAGAAAGTTAAAGCTGCTACGTTTATAGATTCCTTGAGgcggaaaaaagaagaagatgatgCTGTGACAAGAGAAGAGGAGGACAGAATCAAACAAATGGGAGAACTGAACTTGCAGAAATGCAAAGAAGCCATTAAAAATCTTGAGAGTGCGGTCTCTGAGTTGATATTAGAGTCCGATAAATCAAAGATAGCAGCTCTTAATGTGGGTTATGGTAGCTGCTTAAATGGTGGCGAGGACGCCTCCACATTCCCTGGATTGAAGCTTCCTAAAATCACAAAGAGATTGGCAGTCTTTCAAGAGAACTTTGGGGCTGGAAATGTTAGACCAGAAAGGGAATGCATTATGTGTATGACAGAGGAGATTTCTGTGGTTTTTCTCCCTTGTGCGCATCAAGTTCTTTGCGGGCAATGCAGCAATCTCCATGAAAAGCAAGGAATAAATGATTGTCCTTCTTGCAGAACAACAATAGGTAAACGGATATCTGTTGGTTATCGTGTCAATTGA